Proteins encoded by one window of Cellvibrio sp. KY-GH-1:
- a CDS encoding DMT family transporter, whose amino-acid sequence MKDPAIPSSPVVSALPVNVFKGFLLAATGLLLFACMDSTTKYLTAHYNVPSVVAMRYLVHCALMLVILAPRHSSALIKTQRTGLTVLRGAVLTLASLCIGLALQRMPLAETTAINFLAPTLIALFASSLLGEQIGGLGWAAVITGFIGVLLIARPGSGLDAWGIVFALGAAAANAAYQVLSRLLASTEKAITLLFYTALVGTIVFGLALPFFWENKIPSSTEFILFFCMGAFGGLGHYLFTLAYRHAPASVLAPMTYLQLLWAGLLGWIVFDTVPDSYGILGMVIIAASGLLIAIKSRISSPN is encoded by the coding sequence ATGAAAGACCCCGCCATACCCTCCTCCCCCGTTGTTAGTGCCTTACCGGTTAACGTATTTAAAGGCTTTTTACTCGCTGCAACCGGCTTGTTGCTCTTTGCCTGCATGGACAGCACTACCAAGTATTTAACAGCCCATTACAACGTTCCCAGCGTCGTTGCCATGCGCTACCTAGTTCACTGTGCATTGATGTTAGTGATATTGGCACCCCGCCACTCGTCGGCCCTGATCAAAACCCAGCGTACCGGCCTGACCGTATTGCGGGGAGCAGTATTAACTCTAGCGTCACTGTGTATCGGACTCGCACTGCAGCGCATGCCCCTCGCGGAAACCACCGCGATTAATTTTCTTGCGCCGACACTGATTGCACTCTTTGCCAGCTCGCTGTTAGGTGAGCAGATTGGAGGCCTGGGTTGGGCGGCAGTAATTACCGGGTTTATCGGCGTCTTGTTGATCGCTCGCCCTGGCAGCGGGCTAGACGCATGGGGCATAGTGTTCGCACTTGGCGCAGCAGCAGCGAATGCGGCGTATCAAGTGTTATCGCGTCTGCTGGCCAGTACCGAAAAGGCAATTACCCTGCTTTTCTATACGGCTCTGGTAGGGACAATTGTGTTTGGTCTCGCACTGCCTTTCTTCTGGGAAAACAAAATTCCGAGCAGTACTGAGTTTATTTTGTTTTTTTGTATGGGGGCGTTTGGCGGACTGGGGCATTACTTATTTACGCTAGCATATCGTCATGCACCCGCCTCGGTACTCGCGCCTATGACATATTTGCAATTGTTGTGGGCTGGGTTACTGGGCTGGATTGTTTTCGACACTGTGCCTGACAGTTACGGTATTTTGGGTATGGTGATCATCGCTGCCTCAGGTTTATTGATTGCAATCAAATCCCGTATTTCATCACCAAACTAA
- a CDS encoding phytanoyl-CoA dioxygenase family protein, whose protein sequence is MLSAEQVLNFHTQGYLVLPQFEAAAFCESIIVLAKEELQKHAAPIEYEADTQYPGAPSSREAEGGKTARRLLGAYARSQLLANWAIGANLRIPLQQLLGDDVYLSQSHHNCIMTKQPAYSSRTGWHRDSRYWSFERPALVSAWLALGNEHHENGCLWVIPGSHQLDIDATRLDELQFLRTDLECNKPLLDQAIAVPLNQGDLLLFHSNLFHAAGRNMTGNTKYSMVFTYRDASNLPKPGTRSSVLPDVLLR, encoded by the coding sequence ATGTTATCTGCTGAACAAGTTCTGAATTTTCATACCCAAGGCTATCTGGTTCTACCGCAGTTTGAAGCAGCAGCATTTTGCGAATCGATTATCGTCTTGGCAAAAGAAGAACTACAAAAGCATGCCGCCCCCATTGAATACGAGGCTGATACCCAATACCCGGGAGCGCCCAGCTCACGCGAAGCAGAAGGCGGCAAAACCGCGCGCCGTCTACTCGGTGCTTATGCGCGCAGCCAACTCCTCGCCAATTGGGCAATCGGCGCAAACTTGCGAATTCCGTTGCAACAATTATTGGGCGACGATGTGTACTTATCCCAATCCCATCACAACTGCATCATGACCAAACAACCCGCCTACTCCAGCCGCACCGGCTGGCATCGCGATAGCCGCTACTGGAGCTTCGAACGTCCGGCACTGGTCTCGGCGTGGTTAGCCTTGGGCAATGAACACCATGAGAACGGATGTTTGTGGGTGATTCCCGGTTCACATCAACTTGATATAGACGCAACACGACTGGATGAATTGCAATTTTTACGTACCGATTTAGAGTGCAACAAACCATTGCTGGATCAAGCGATTGCAGTGCCTTTGAATCAAGGGGATTTGCTGTTGTTTCACAGCAATCTATTTCATGCCGCAGGAAGAAATATGACCGGCAATACCAAATATTCGATGGTGTTTACTTATCGCGATGCCAGCAACTTACCTAAACCGGGAACGCGCTCCAGTGTATTGCCGGATGTTTTACTGCGCTAA
- the rsmI gene encoding 16S rRNA (cytidine(1402)-2'-O)-methyltransferase, giving the protein MSTTASNQGILYVVATPIGNLGDMVPRAVETLQTVALIAAEDTRHSSRLLSHFAIKTPCIAYHDHSDDSRVDQLVAKMQAGESIALISDAGTPLVSDPGYRLVRSARQAGIQVVPIPGACAMIAALSAAGLPSDRFAFEGFLPAKQIARCTQLQSLAADSRTLIFYEAPHRILETLQDMVQVFGPEREVVIAREITKTFETIKGDSVAALVDWVAADSNQQRGEIVLLVHGAPKQENETLTPEQIHTMKVLLDELPVKQAASIGAKLTGLKKNFLYDWALQNSK; this is encoded by the coding sequence ATGTCAACAACAGCCTCAAACCAGGGCATTTTGTATGTCGTGGCAACCCCCATCGGCAATTTGGGCGATATGGTACCGCGAGCGGTAGAAACTCTACAAACAGTAGCCTTGATTGCCGCTGAAGATACGCGACACAGTTCCCGCCTCTTGTCCCATTTTGCTATCAAAACCCCCTGTATTGCTTACCACGACCACAGCGATGATTCGCGCGTAGATCAGCTGGTTGCCAAAATGCAGGCAGGGGAATCCATTGCCCTGATTTCCGATGCCGGGACTCCATTGGTATCTGACCCAGGTTATCGTTTGGTGCGCAGTGCTCGCCAGGCAGGGATTCAGGTGGTTCCCATTCCCGGCGCCTGCGCCATGATTGCCGCGCTCAGTGCTGCAGGTTTACCTTCAGACCGTTTTGCCTTTGAAGGTTTCCTGCCCGCCAAACAGATTGCTCGCTGCACTCAATTGCAATCGCTCGCAGCAGATTCGCGCACACTGATTTTTTATGAGGCTCCGCATCGTATTCTTGAAACCCTCCAAGACATGGTGCAGGTATTTGGGCCCGAACGCGAAGTCGTTATCGCACGCGAAATTACCAAAACGTTTGAAACGATTAAGGGGGATAGCGTTGCTGCATTGGTTGATTGGGTGGCGGCTGATTCCAATCAGCAGCGCGGCGAAATTGTGCTGCTCGTTCATGGCGCGCCCAAACAGGAAAATGAAACGCTTACACCCGAGCAAATTCACACCATGAAAGTTCTGCTCGACGAATTGCCGGTAAAACAAGCGGCCAGTATCGGCGCAAAATTAACGGGATTGAAAAAGAATTTTTTGTACGATTGGGCGTTGCAGAATAGTAAATAA
- a CDS encoding penicillin-binding protein activator produces MPIRPFARKFLHHTATGLLAAALALGLSSCGSNPTQPEKRKAPATKAQAKAPSASQLLELARQSQSPERESLALQAAQVYVDASKFSRARDLISDMNPDDLPDQSYVKYTDLLSTLALQEGSNFLAHGILTKPRLEQQWQAMEPATEIALREKRAQVFTLLGEAQQSVNERIQLAALINNKQQRQQNQDAIWQNLMSIPFAELQQLAQDEFGEAARGWYSLAAISKNNQIDLEQQREQLQRWINDWRQHPARDNLPNDLRLLQSLIDQQPKQIALLLPMQGKLAEAGEAVRDGFFAAYYQALSNGRNAPEVRQYDSSGDALAAYQQAVTEGADLVIGPIDKEKVTELSLMPTLEVPVLALNYPDAQPAQPLKGFYQFGLAVEDEARQVARQAFVEGHRQAMVIIPSQEWSERSARAFADEWEKLGGVIVNRTQFQPGVNYSGLVKDAMLIEQSQIRTRELQSLLGVNLIASPRSRSDVDMIFLIADPAQARQIKPTFAFHYAGKIPVYATSQVYSGEPNVKADRDLNGIRFNTMPWLFDSTSPEKQAVAQYTKSAAVYGRLHALGADAFRLYARLPQLEQVPQMRIFGATGALRMNAGRIEREQIWVRFRNGDAQPLPMVINENELQY; encoded by the coding sequence ATGCCGATACGGCCTTTTGCGCGCAAGTTCCTTCACCACACTGCAACCGGATTACTGGCCGCTGCCCTGGCGCTTGGCCTGAGCAGCTGTGGCAGCAATCCAACCCAACCGGAAAAGCGCAAGGCACCAGCCACCAAGGCCCAGGCCAAAGCCCCCAGCGCCAGCCAACTGCTGGAGCTTGCACGCCAGAGCCAGTCGCCCGAGCGCGAGAGTCTGGCGCTGCAAGCGGCACAGGTTTATGTAGACGCCAGTAAATTCAGCCGAGCACGCGATTTGATTAGCGACATGAATCCCGATGACTTGCCTGATCAGTCCTACGTAAAATACACCGATTTACTCAGCACCCTGGCATTGCAAGAGGGCTCCAATTTCCTCGCGCACGGCATTCTAACCAAGCCGCGCCTGGAACAACAATGGCAAGCCATGGAACCCGCAACGGAAATTGCACTGCGTGAAAAACGCGCACAGGTTTTTACCTTGCTGGGTGAAGCGCAACAGAGTGTGAATGAGCGCATCCAACTCGCGGCGTTAATTAACAACAAACAACAGCGCCAACAAAATCAGGATGCTATCTGGCAAAACCTGATGAGCATTCCCTTCGCTGAATTACAGCAGCTCGCACAGGATGAGTTCGGAGAAGCGGCGCGCGGCTGGTATAGCCTAGCTGCCATCAGCAAAAACAACCAAATCGATTTAGAGCAACAGCGCGAACAATTACAACGCTGGATTAATGATTGGCGCCAACATCCCGCGCGTGACAATTTGCCCAATGATTTACGGCTGCTGCAAAGCTTAATCGATCAACAACCTAAACAAATTGCACTGTTACTGCCTATGCAAGGCAAATTGGCCGAAGCCGGTGAAGCGGTACGCGACGGTTTTTTTGCCGCCTATTATCAGGCGCTCAGTAATGGCCGCAATGCGCCAGAAGTGCGCCAATATGACAGCAGTGGTGATGCGTTAGCTGCTTACCAACAAGCGGTTACCGAAGGTGCCGACCTGGTAATCGGCCCCATTGATAAAGAAAAAGTCACTGAACTCAGTCTGATGCCTACACTGGAAGTACCGGTGTTAGCACTGAATTATCCCGATGCACAGCCAGCACAACCGCTAAAAGGTTTTTATCAATTTGGTTTGGCGGTCGAAGACGAAGCGCGCCAAGTTGCGCGGCAAGCATTTGTAGAGGGCCATCGCCAGGCGATGGTCATTATTCCCTCGCAGGAGTGGAGCGAACGCAGCGCACGCGCTTTTGCCGATGAGTGGGAAAAGCTCGGCGGCGTAATCGTAAATCGCACTCAATTTCAGCCCGGCGTAAATTACTCAGGACTGGTGAAAGATGCGATGTTGATTGAACAAAGCCAGATACGCACGCGCGAATTGCAAAGTTTGCTCGGAGTCAATTTAATTGCCTCACCACGCAGCCGCAGTGATGTGGACATGATTTTCCTGATCGCCGACCCGGCACAAGCGCGCCAAATCAAACCGACATTTGCGTTTCACTATGCGGGAAAAATTCCGGTATACGCCACCAGTCAGGTTTACTCTGGCGAGCCCAACGTTAAAGCCGACCGCGATCTAAATGGAATTCGCTTTAACACTATGCCGTGGTTGTTTGATTCAACCAGCCCGGAAAAACAAGCCGTTGCGCAGTACACTAAATCCGCGGCGGTATATGGCCGCCTGCATGCACTGGGCGCGGATGCATTTCGTTTGTACGCGCGCTTGCCGCAATTGGAGCAAGTACCCCAAATGCGAATTTTCGGCGCTACTGGTGCATTGCGTATGAATGCAGGCCGCATCGAACGCGAGCAAATCTGGGTAAGGTTCCGCAACGGCGACGCTCAGCCACTGCCCATGGTTATTAACGAAAACGAACTACAATACTAA
- a CDS encoding YraN family protein encodes MNNSNKDAATPGIDTSVIIGATAEHYAEQYLHQQGLITRTRNYRCKLGEIDLIMLEKNPRGTTLVFVEVRLRTNKRFAPALETVDYRKQQKIIKTAQRFLQEHKLYDKIACRFDVIALDQTGTAPPVQWIKNAFTT; translated from the coding sequence ATGAACAACAGCAACAAGGACGCTGCAACACCCGGTATAGACACCAGCGTAATCATCGGTGCTACCGCGGAGCACTACGCCGAACAGTATTTACATCAGCAAGGGCTCATCACCCGCACGCGCAATTACCGCTGCAAACTGGGCGAAATTGATTTAATAATGTTGGAAAAAAATCCGCGCGGAACCACGCTGGTTTTTGTGGAAGTGCGCCTGCGTACCAATAAGCGTTTTGCGCCCGCGCTGGAAACGGTGGATTACCGCAAACAGCAAAAAATTATCAAAACCGCCCAGCGCTTTTTACAAGAGCACAAGCTCTACGACAAAATCGCCTGCCGCTTTGATGTGATAGCATTGGATCAGACCGGCACAGCACCACCCGTCCAGTGGATTAAAAATGCATTTACCACCTGA
- a CDS encoding SIS domain-containing protein codes for MEQRVITLFHESIEAKMQAGEQLAPLLANASEFIVHALLNEKKILTCGNGISAAQAQIFTASLVNRFEQERPSLPALNLGSDFTTQTAIGSDSSFNDIYAKQIRALGQTGDILLLLTSTGKASNLLQAISAAHDKEMQVIALTAADGGDVAALLTHGDIELRVPLFAKPRIHEVHLLSLFCLCDLIEQQLFGGF; via the coding sequence ATGGAACAACGTGTAATTACCCTGTTTCACGAAAGTATTGAAGCCAAGATGCAAGCCGGCGAACAACTTGCCCCCCTACTCGCCAATGCCAGTGAATTTATTGTGCACGCCCTCTTGAATGAGAAAAAGATACTGACCTGCGGCAACGGTATTTCTGCGGCGCAAGCGCAAATTTTTACCGCCAGCCTGGTTAATCGGTTTGAACAAGAGCGCCCCAGTTTACCCGCACTAAATCTCGGTTCTGATTTCACTACCCAAACAGCAATTGGTAGCGACTCGAGTTTTAATGACATCTACGCTAAACAAATTCGCGCGCTCGGGCAAACGGGCGATATTTTGTTGCTGCTCACCAGTACGGGTAAAGCAAGCAACTTATTGCAAGCCATCAGCGCCGCACACGATAAAGAGATGCAAGTGATAGCACTCACTGCCGCTGATGGTGGTGATGTAGCGGCCTTATTGACCCATGGTGATATTGAACTTCGCGTGCCATTATTTGCCAAACCCCGTATCCACGAAGTGCACTTGCTTAGTTTATTTTGCTTGTGTGACTTGATTGAGCAGCAGTTGTTTGGAGGCTTTTAA
- a CDS encoding BON domain-containing protein: MQIFRAQTCYVLTLLALSVMAFQLSGCARVIHATTSDPVQISNNKRSLGTKLNDERLETYARVNLLKADPAFENARVNIDSFNGYVLLTGQVSSEHLRQLAGSTVGAINSVRQVHNELQVGQIARFGSQSLDAWITTKIKSRLVASSVQSRRIHIITEAQTVFLMGLVSRHEADSIAEVARTSDGVQQVVKVFEYVD, from the coding sequence ATGCAGATATTTCGTGCGCAAACCTGTTACGTCCTGACACTTTTGGCATTAAGTGTAATGGCATTTCAATTAAGCGGCTGCGCGCGAGTCATTCATGCAACCACCAGTGACCCGGTGCAAATCAGCAACAACAAGCGCTCGCTGGGCACCAAACTGAACGACGAACGGTTGGAAACCTACGCACGCGTAAATTTGCTCAAAGCTGACCCGGCCTTTGAAAATGCGCGCGTAAATATCGACAGTTTTAACGGCTATGTGTTGCTGACCGGTCAGGTCTCCTCCGAGCATTTACGCCAACTTGCCGGCAGCACTGTAGGTGCTATCAACTCCGTACGTCAGGTACATAATGAATTGCAAGTAGGGCAAATAGCGCGCTTTGGGTCTCAAAGCCTGGATGCCTGGATTACCACAAAAATAAAATCACGCCTAGTTGCCAGTAGCGTTCAAAGCCGTCGCATTCACATCATTACCGAAGCCCAAACTGTTTTTTTGATGGGTTTGGTATCGCGTCACGAAGCGGACAGTATCGCTGAAGTTGCACGTACCAGCGACGGAGTGCAACAAGTTGTTAAGGTTTTTGAATACGTCGATTAG
- a CDS encoding LemA family protein → MISTIVTLVIIALLVFYVIGIYNKLVALKNRYQNGFSQIEVQLKRRYDLIPNLVETAKGYIKHERETLEAVISARNQAMNGLQAAAANPGSAAAMTELAGAENLLTNAIGRLNVVMEAYPDLKASQNMMQVSEELTSTENKVAFARQAFNDAVTAYNTYKQSFPPVVLAASFGHREDASLLVFADSAEIQSAPKVQF, encoded by the coding sequence ATGATTTCTACCATCGTTACGCTGGTGATAATTGCCCTGTTAGTGTTCTACGTTATCGGGATTTACAACAAACTGGTCGCTTTGAAAAATCGCTATCAAAATGGATTCTCTCAAATTGAAGTGCAATTAAAACGCCGTTATGACCTTATTCCCAATTTGGTAGAAACAGCGAAAGGCTATATCAAACACGAGCGCGAAACCTTGGAAGCGGTGATCAGCGCGCGCAATCAAGCAATGAATGGTTTGCAAGCGGCAGCAGCAAATCCTGGTAGCGCCGCAGCAATGACTGAATTAGCCGGCGCAGAAAATTTATTAACCAATGCCATCGGGCGTTTAAATGTGGTGATGGAGGCTTATCCGGATTTGAAGGCATCACAAAATATGATGCAAGTGTCCGAAGAGTTGACCAGCACCGAAAACAAAGTTGCCTTCGCTCGTCAGGCATTCAATGATGCAGTAACCGCGTACAACACCTACAAACAAAGCTTTCCACCCGTGGTGCTAGCAGCCAGTTTTGGTCACAGAGAGGATGCAAGCTTGCTAGTGTTTGCCGATAGCGCCGAAATCCAGTCGGCACCCAAAGTGCAGTTTTAG
- a CDS encoding M48 family metallopeptidase, translating into MNFFEHQDRARRNTHYLILLLIAAVISLVAITTLLFASLAYFTDEHRQQSAQTAWQGILHALSPTTFLWITLGVSSVVALGSLFRFLQLGGGGKAVAEAMGGRLLVGNTQDADERKILNVVEEMAIASGTAVPPVYLMEEESINAFAAGYHPQDAVIGITRGCIQRLSRDELQGVIAHEFSHVFHGDMRINMRLISLLYGILVIGLIGEFLIRIASNRSSTRSSKDNSPAALLALGVGLLVIGYTGIFFGNLIKAAVSRQREFLADASAVQFTRNPEGISGALKKIGGSTFGSELHNEHAAEFSHMYFGQGVKSFFNLMATHPPLEERIKRIQPNWDGEFATSAYKGRKTSAVTQTDSTDTAATTADDLIEVVSGFNSTSAILDSATVTPTQTSIDIDQALNQIAQPSRAQLNYARARLAEIPEQLKNAAHESYSARGIIFGLLLDRHAQIAQHQLALLSEHLPEAEFQQLRPIISAAAAQHAGLRLPLVELCLSALKQLSGEQQQLFLDCMNVLIRADKKISLMEWALHRIVLHNNHHVPRIERDLNLKQLPGECAILLSLLAYAGAASSADAETAFARGEAELKFSNLVLLPQGQVQLADLDKALLQLNRVKPLQKPQLLKAMSQCVLQDNRVTLTEAELFRAIADSLDCPVPPLIMDECR; encoded by the coding sequence ATGAATTTCTTTGAACACCAGGATCGTGCCCGCCGCAATACACACTATTTGATATTGCTGCTAATTGCGGCGGTGATATCACTGGTCGCCATTACCACCTTGCTATTTGCATCACTCGCCTACTTCACTGACGAGCATCGTCAGCAATCTGCGCAAACAGCATGGCAAGGAATTTTGCATGCACTTAGCCCTACCACATTTTTATGGATCACATTAGGTGTGAGTAGTGTGGTGGCACTGGGAAGTCTATTTCGTTTTTTGCAATTAGGTGGCGGAGGCAAAGCCGTCGCGGAAGCCATGGGGGGGCGCCTGCTAGTAGGCAACACTCAGGATGCGGATGAGCGCAAAATTTTAAACGTGGTAGAAGAAATGGCAATTGCCTCGGGTACCGCCGTCCCCCCTGTATATTTAATGGAAGAAGAAAGTATTAATGCGTTTGCCGCTGGCTATCACCCCCAGGATGCCGTTATCGGTATTACTCGCGGTTGTATTCAACGTTTATCTCGCGATGAACTCCAAGGTGTAATTGCCCATGAGTTCAGCCATGTCTTTCACGGCGATATGCGCATCAACATGCGTTTGATCTCACTGTTGTACGGTATTCTGGTAATTGGTTTGATTGGTGAGTTTCTTATTCGCATCGCCAGTAATCGCAGCAGCACTCGCTCCAGTAAAGATAATTCGCCTGCCGCCCTGTTGGCACTAGGTGTTGGACTGTTGGTAATAGGCTATACAGGAATATTTTTTGGCAACCTGATCAAAGCCGCCGTGAGTCGCCAGCGCGAATTTCTCGCCGATGCATCGGCTGTGCAATTTACTCGCAACCCGGAGGGTATTTCGGGCGCCCTGAAAAAAATTGGCGGCAGTACTTTTGGTTCCGAACTACACAATGAACATGCCGCCGAATTCAGCCATATGTATTTTGGCCAAGGAGTGAAATCCTTTTTTAACTTAATGGCGACTCATCCACCATTAGAAGAACGCATCAAACGTATTCAGCCCAACTGGGATGGTGAATTTGCCACAAGTGCATATAAAGGAAGGAAGACTTCCGCAGTTACACAAACGGATAGTACAGACACTGCCGCAACAACAGCGGATGACCTGATCGAAGTTGTTTCGGGGTTTAACAGCACTAGTGCAATCTTGGACTCTGCAACCGTAACACCGACGCAAACCAGCATCGATATAGACCAGGCACTCAATCAAATCGCTCAACCTTCGCGAGCGCAACTCAATTATGCGCGCGCGCGTCTCGCAGAAATTCCTGAACAATTAAAAAATGCCGCGCACGAAAGCTATAGTGCGCGCGGTATTATTTTTGGCTTGTTACTGGATCGCCATGCACAAATCGCCCAGCACCAGCTAGCATTGCTCAGCGAACATTTGCCTGAAGCGGAATTTCAACAGCTGCGTCCGATCATTTCAGCAGCGGCAGCCCAACACGCCGGGTTGCGCTTGCCATTGGTTGAGCTTTGCCTCTCCGCGCTAAAACAATTATCGGGCGAGCAGCAACAATTATTTTTAGATTGCATGAATGTATTAATTCGCGCCGACAAAAAAATCAGTTTAATGGAGTGGGCGTTGCATCGAATTGTTTTGCATAATAACCATCACGTCCCACGCATTGAACGCGACCTCAATCTGAAACAATTACCCGGCGAATGTGCAATTCTTTTATCGCTACTTGCTTACGCAGGCGCTGCATCCAGTGCCGATGCGGAAACCGCCTTTGCACGTGGAGAGGCCGAATTGAAATTCTCCAATCTGGTATTGCTCCCCCAAGGTCAGGTACAACTTGCTGATCTGGACAAAGCACTGCTTCAACTTAACCGGGTCAAACCGCTGCAAAAGCCGCAGCTGTTAAAAGCCATGAGCCAATGCGTCCTGCAAGACAATCGCGTAACACTGACAGAGGCCGAGCTCTTCCGCGCTATCGCGGACAGCCTGGACTGCCCCGTACCACCGCTAATCATGGACGAATGCCGCTAA
- a CDS encoding aminotransferase class I/II-fold pyridoxal phosphate-dependent enzyme, with the protein MQLDNASAAQLRELESQLTEQYQAILAKKLNLDLTRGKPSAEQLNLSDAMDGLLQGNYIAADGTDTRNYGGLDGLPEAKQLGAHIMGVEPANVLVGGNSSLTLMFQVMLTAYQFGLKDAASAWKNEGDVKFLCPVPGYDRHYTVCEQLGIKMINVPMTSTGPDMDVVESLVKADKSIKGMWCVPKYSNPTGVVYSNETVERIAKLGQIASANFRVFWDNAYSVHDLVPNAPQLASILEATRRNGTEDSVVQFASTSKITHAGSGVAFVAASAANLAGFKKFLNSCTIGPDKVNQIRHSRFLPGKDALMAHMSKHAELLNPRFEAVLSALSKAFDGTDLGAWEKPVGGYFVSFDTRKGCAKETVRLAAEAGVKLTPAGATYPYGKDPEDRNIRIAPSVPTVPEVVGAMEVFVTCVKLASVKQKLASLS; encoded by the coding sequence TTGCAACTGGACAACGCATCTGCTGCGCAACTGCGCGAATTGGAAAGTCAACTCACCGAGCAATATCAGGCGATTCTCGCCAAGAAGCTGAATCTGGATCTGACCCGCGGTAAACCTTCTGCCGAGCAATTAAATCTGTCTGATGCAATGGACGGGTTGTTGCAAGGCAACTACATAGCGGCGGATGGCACTGACACCCGTAACTACGGCGGTTTGGACGGCTTGCCCGAAGCCAAGCAACTCGGGGCACACATTATGGGTGTGGAGCCAGCCAATGTGCTGGTAGGCGGTAACTCCAGCCTGACGCTGATGTTCCAGGTGATGCTGACCGCTTACCAATTTGGCCTGAAGGATGCCGCCAGTGCCTGGAAAAATGAAGGCGACGTGAAGTTCCTGTGCCCGGTTCCTGGCTATGATCGCCACTACACCGTGTGCGAGCAACTCGGCATCAAAATGATCAATGTTCCCATGACGTCAACCGGTCCCGATATGGACGTTGTTGAGTCACTGGTGAAAGCCGACAAATCCATCAAAGGTATGTGGTGTGTGCCCAAGTACTCCAACCCGACCGGAGTGGTGTACAGCAATGAAACCGTAGAGCGTATCGCCAAACTCGGCCAAATTGCCAGTGCCAACTTCCGCGTATTTTGGGATAACGCCTACTCTGTGCATGACCTGGTTCCAAACGCACCGCAATTGGCCAGCATTTTGGAAGCAACCCGTCGCAATGGCACTGAAGACTCAGTTGTACAATTTGCATCTACGTCAAAAATTACCCACGCAGGTTCCGGTGTTGCTTTCGTAGCAGCGAGCGCAGCAAACCTCGCGGGCTTCAAAAAGTTTTTGAACAGCTGCACCATCGGCCCGGACAAAGTTAACCAAATTCGCCACTCACGCTTCTTGCCTGGCAAAGATGCACTCATGGCGCACATGAGCAAACACGCAGAATTATTAAATCCACGTTTTGAAGCAGTGTTGAGTGCATTGAGTAAAGCGTTCGATGGTACCGATTTAGGCGCGTGGGAAAAACCTGTGGGCGGTTACTTTGTTTCTTTCGATACCCGCAAAGGTTGCGCTAAAGAAACTGTTCGCCTTGCGGCTGAAGCCGGTGTAAAACTGACACCTGCCGGCGCAACCTATCCCTACGGCAAAGATCCGGAAGATCGCAATATCCGTATCGCACCATCCGTTCCAACCGTACCAGAAGTCGTTGGGGCTATGGAAGTGTTCGTAACCTGCGTGAAACTGGCATCAGTAAAGCAAAAGCTCGCCAGCCTCAGCTAA
- a CDS encoding aminoacyl-tRNA deacylase encodes MGVATTVEKYLKAKQVEFTLLEHEYCEGSYNTARVAKIDDHCLAKGVLLRDEDFHYTLCVLPTRNKILRHTLNQIFDRHMELVEEEELAEIFKDCAEGAIPALGEAYGLDVIWDEELMGVEEVYIEAGDHRHLIRLKQPDFAQLMQDKLHDHFSAERTHHSKLPKKYVRQEYEL; translated from the coding sequence ATGGGTGTTGCTACAACGGTAGAAAAATATTTAAAAGCAAAACAGGTCGAGTTCACGCTGCTGGAACATGAATATTGCGAGGGTTCATACAACACAGCACGTGTCGCCAAGATTGATGATCATTGCCTGGCCAAAGGCGTACTCTTACGTGATGAGGATTTTCATTACACGCTTTGTGTTCTCCCCACACGCAATAAAATATTACGCCACACCTTGAACCAGATTTTTGATCGTCACATGGAGCTGGTCGAAGAGGAAGAGCTTGCGGAGATTTTTAAAGACTGTGCCGAAGGGGCTATACCTGCACTAGGTGAAGCCTATGGCCTGGATGTAATCTGGGATGAGGAATTAATGGGAGTCGAAGAGGTTTATATTGAGGCCGGTGATCATCGCCACTTGATCCGTTTAAAGCAGCCTGACTTTGCGCAACTCATGCAAGACAAGTTGCACGATCACTTCAGTGCAGAGCGAACCCACCACAGCAAGCTCCCGAAAAAGTATGTTCGTCAGGAGTATGAGCTTTAA